In Sesamum indicum cultivar Zhongzhi No. 13 linkage group LG1, S_indicum_v1.0, whole genome shotgun sequence, the sequence TTCAAATTACTCTGCCGCAGCGCCATCTTTGCTTCAACGGATTTCTTAAATTCCTCGAGACGAGCAGCAGCTTCCTGCACCGGATACTGGGAGagttttaactttttgcagaaacaacaaattatCACAAACAGAATCAataaacaacaacaaaagtaCTTCACCTTCAATTTTAACattacaaagaagaaaaaaaactaaaaaaataagaaggcCCTCATGTCAAGTAGGCTGTCACTCAGCATCCAAAATCGAAGCAAGGGTTTAATTAAACAGACAACAAACTGAAACGCACACTTTGTGGAAAGGGACaaagaattaaaatgaaaagtgTGACCTCGTCATCGTGTCTTCCCTCATCATCATGTTTCTCCTGATGTTCTCCGCCAATTTCGTCACCGTGttccatcttcttcttcagtaAAATGCGCGGGGGATGGGGGTGGATTTTGGGGGGCTGAGGGGGTTTGGGTGCGATCGAGGTTATGAGAGGGGTTGGGGGTGGAAGAGTGTCGcagatttttaaatatttctttttatttttctcttgacGCTTTGGGAACTTTTCCTAATCACAACATCTAATTCTCTATCAAGACCtgtttatacatttttattgaaCAACCAAAGgactattttttgttttcatcatcttctcttgatttgtttaatttaattattttaagtggattttagtttttttaaaattttttttttttactttttgattttatttttaaacgaTCCAATTTTCGCTGACTCAACTTGTATCTTCTTTTACAAGTTAAAATTCGTTTGCAAGAACTAGTATTTTTATGACGATAAAAAATTGTAGATAAAGTTGTAAAATTATGAAGTggtaaaaattgataaatttcatcaataaacttattttgaaaattaagcTAATAAGTAGGTGTTTTGAACATTTGCAAAAATCCCCTTCTTCGAACTATAAAGTAGAAAAGTTATATTCAATTACTTCCGAATTATGATATTCTACTCTTATCATGTTATCCTTAGTAGTTTATATAATTCTCTTATTGGTATTTTGACATCTGGATGTCTACCACAATtgtgtaattatcttattatctttactttttttgaaataatttatatgcatTCAACAAGAAAACTGAGAAGCATCTTTAGACAGTATATGTTTGGACCTAAAATCAATTCATAACAATAATTGATGCTTGATATgatgtacaaatataattaaataagaaataaaatttgacaattaCAATAGATATGATATTTGTAAAGTAGcaaattttactcaaaatatcaagttttaaggattttgaaaaacttaGCCAATagcaaaaatcaaaacttaatAACAATCCaattataaaaaggaaataacAAATTAGAATGAATCATAAAACTCAAACCCATGGTCCCATACTTGTGTGTAGGACTCGAGCCTCGACCACCATGTTAAGACCGTATTGGTATTTTTGTAACATTCTAAACGCCAAATTAAGCAACAGCTATGACATGCGTTACGAGTAAAGAGTGGCtccaaaataataacttgGTTTGACAAGAAAATGAGAGGAACATACAGACTATGCAGCCACGaggaataatttttcaaggaaAACAGTGCGCTCTACTTGCAGATTTGACAACAGGATGCAGGACAACTGAAAGCAGTAAGTAAATACATTCATATAGGAAACAGCACCACTAGTCATAAGTACATCCGACGTTGTATCAGCAAGACTACCATTATTCAACTCTTCCACATAGTTGTTACTAGCCTCACGTACAGGAAGTCTGGAAAAACATAATAGATGAGAAAGCTACTCTTCTTTGTATCTCTTCTCGACTTCTTCCATGCTCTGGATATCCCGATGATACTTGCAGATGCGGTAGATGCACCTGTCCAGCATTTTAAAGCAGGCGTGTaagaaaagtgaaagaaaCAGTTCAAGATTCTAGCCAGATATGAATCTAGAATTGCTGAGTCATTTATCTACCAATAAAGAAGGCATGCAGAAACACATAAGACGGCGTTCCTTTGAGCCTTGTAGATCTGCAAGTGAATATCAACAACAGAGATTAACATCACAAATGGCCAAGAGGGTATATAACAAAAGTGCAAATAATCTTACAAAGCAGCATCCTAACACCAGACTACCACAGAATGGGACAAGGAATAAACTGATTATGTGAAGAAAATTCCCACAAGGAAGCACAAGGTATTGGGTCACTGGTGTAATGTCAACAAATAACATCTAAGCTGCAGTTGTTGTGAAATACAGAGAGGTATAACTTCATCTTAAGccatttgtgtttttttaaatgaatcctTAGTTTACCACAGGATATCTGAAACAACAAGCGACAACAATAAGAATATGCCATAAACTCCAAGAATTCAGAAAAAGATGAAACTAAACACTTAAACAAGGAACCAGCAAAACATAGATCAGATGCACTGGTATAGGATGTTGCCTTGATTGGGTGTCTTCatcaaatttcttgaatcaCTTTGCTATCAGATAAAGAAAGTGGACATGTACATTAGCAAAACGATGCAGAGACATAAATGataaatgttttctttttcccttcttaGCCTCTTAGGATAAGTAAGGTTTGCAGCCAATCAGATAAGCAAACAGGAAATGATCAAACGACATGGCAGGATACAAAACATTAAGAGCAAAGCATCTTATTGTGGAGATTAGATTAGGACTCAGTTTTACTGGGAAAAGGTGTTACAAGgaaaatttgcaacacaagAACAAGATAATTATCTCCATGAAGCACATATCATCAAAGAAATGTGGCAAAGGCTAGAATACTGTACTTCAGAGTTCTCCAGGCACCGTTACAAATACTTCCATTGCTAAATCTGACACAATGTAGTAAAATACATTCATGAAAAGAGAACTCAGACAAGTGTAAATGTTTCAAGCAATCAGGCTGCCACTGGCCCTCTAATACAAGAAGGCTAGAAGATGTCCATCTctagaaaatctaatttaattttttcctacGTTTGGCCTCAAATTTATGTATGCTTACGTAACATGTCCCGGTTTTTAAATCATAGTTGTACTACACTTTTACATCTAGAACTCAATGCTGAAAATTGACAATATTACAAGCGGAATAGTATGGATGGTGAAACCCATCCTTCAGAAACATTTAAACATATTTCCAAGCATAGTGGGTGGAAAATCTGACTAAGGCCTTCAAACAAAATTCAGAAGGATACTAGAActataaaagaacaaaacgATCCCCCTTCTACATTGCGGCACCGTGCTTTTAAGTGGATTTACAGACACCATATAAGAagcattaatatatttacaccTAAGAACACACACACGCTGTTCTGAGTTCTATAAGCCTTAATGTCTAGTTTCGGAACATGCATAAATTCTTCCACAAGCAGAACAGTTGCTGCACATGACAACGTATTCTCAGTTACATCAATACTCACTTCcatgaaaaacaaaacccCCAAAAGAATTAACAGAATAGAACAGAAGAAAGGAAGAATTAATTACCGATTTCTCATGTCGATCCCTTTCAGCAGCAGTGCAGGTCTCCCCAGAACACATTAATCGATGCTCATTCTTCCAATATATATCTAGCAAccatcgaaaaaaaaaattgaggaaaaCAAGCATAATCCACTTGAAATTGTTGGAATGAAAGCccaaatatcataataaatcaaataccCATTtcgagaaagagaagaaaatcgCATACCCAGAAGCTGAAAAGCGGAGAAGGGTATGATAAAAAGTGAGGGCTGCAGAATGAGCGAGACCAGTGACACAATACGAGATTTTACTGCTTTCGGCGACGGCAGTGTCACGATAATCGCGACCGCTGCCTCTGCCGCCACAACGTACGCCAGAATCATCCATTGCAACGCCATTTGCTCGGAATTTAGAGAGAGCTTTCCGAGGGATTGTGACTAAATTCGTTCTTTAGGCTTGCGACGAGGTTACGAACCGAATTTCTTTCTTGGTTTTTGCTTAATGGGCAAGGTTGAAGAAGGTTCTTACTTGGTTCCTTCAGTCGGTCTTTTGATGAA encodes:
- the LOC105165839 gene encoding uncharacterized protein LOC105165839, giving the protein MALQWMILAYVVAAEAAVAIIVTLPSPKAVKSRIVSLVSLILQPSLFIIPFSAFQLLDIYWKNEHRLMCSGETCTAAERDRHEKSIYKAQRNAVLCVSACLLYWCIYRICKYHRDIQSMEEVEKRYKEE